Proteins from a single region of Serinus canaria isolate serCan28SL12 chromosome 28, serCan2020, whole genome shotgun sequence:
- the ISYNA1 gene encoding inositol-3-phosphate synthase 1, which translates to MAEPFLVESPNVTYSKDFIEAKYTYSTVHVCKENGVTKVRPCSTRFTFRTGRQVPRLGVMLVGWGGNNGTTVTAAVLANRLGLSWMTKTGRKTANYYGSLLQASTVCLGTGPSGDVYVPFRDLLPMVHPNDIVFDGWDISSLNLAEAMRRAEVLEWPLQEQLWPHMEKMKPRPSIYIPEFIAANQEERADNVLRGSMAQQVEQIRRDIRDFKESSGVDKVIVLWTANTERFCDIVPGLNDTADNLLRAIERGLEVSPSTLFAVASILEGCAYINGSPQNTFVPGAVELAAQRRVFIGGDDFKSGQTKLKSVLVDFLVGAGLKTKSIVSYNHLGNNDGKNLSAPQQFRSKEISKSNVVDDTVQANPVLYGPQDKPDHCVVIKYVPYVGDSKRALDEYTSEIMMGGTNTIVIHNTCEDSLLASPIILDLAILTELCQRISFCTEADPEFQGFHSVLSILAFLCKAPLVPEGSPVVNALFRQRSCIENILRACLGLPPQNHMLLEHKMQRPSPKRSCPGGATCPLVPKKSPVAAPAQLNGHPCAPRPGPPRAPLHIDGAD; encoded by the exons ATGGCAGAGCCATTCCTCGTGGAGAGCCCCAACGTCACCTACAGCAAGGACTTCATCGAGGCCAAGTACACCTACAGCACCGTGCACGTCTGCAAGGAGAACGGCGTCACCAAG gtgcGGCCGTGCTCCACCCGCTTCACCTTCCGCACCGGCCGGCAGGTGCCGCGCCTGGGGGTGATGCTGGTGGGCTGGGGGGGCAACAACGGCACCACGGTGACAGCGGCAGTGCTGGCCaacaggctggggctgtcctggaTGACCAAGACGGGGCGCAAG ACAGCCAACTACTACGGCTCCCTGCTCCAAGCCTCCACCGTGTGCCTGGGCACCGGCCCCTCCGGTGATGTCTACGTGCCCTTCCGGGACCTGCTGCCCATGGTGCACCCCAACGACATCGTCTTCGACG gctgggaCATCTCCTCGCTGAACCTGGCGGAGGCCATGAGGCGGGCCGAGGTGCTGGAGTGGCcgctgcaggagcagctctggccgCACATGGAGAAGATGAAGCCCCGTCCTTCCATCTACATCCCCGAATTCATCGCCGCCAACCAGGAGGAGCGGGCGGACAACGTCCTGCGCGGCTCCATGGcccagcag GTGGAGCAGATCCGCAGGGACATCCGAGACTTCAAGGAGAGCAGCGGGGTGGACAAAGTCATCGTCCTGTGGACGGCCAACACGGAGAGATTCTGTGACATCGTGCCGGGGCTCAACGACACCGCCGACAACCTGCTGAGGGCCATCGAG CGAGGCCTGGAGGTGTCGCCGTCCACGCTGTTCGCCGTGGCCAGCATCCTGGAGGGCTGTGCCTACATCAACGGCTCCCCCCAGAACACCTTCGTGCCCGGGGCGGTGGAATTGGCCGCCCAGCGCCGCGTCTTCATCGGCGGCGACGACTTCAAGTCGGGGCAGACCAAGCTCAAGTCGGTGCTCGTGGATTTCCTGGTGGGCGCCGGGCTCAAG ACCAAGTCCATCGTGAGCTACAACCACCTGGGCAACAACGACGGCAAGAACCTGTCGGCGCCGCAGCAGTTCCGCTCCAAGGAGATCTCCAAGAGCAACGTGGTGGACGACACGGTCCAGGCCAACCCCGTCCTCTACGGCCCCCAGGACAAGCCTGACCACTGC GTGGTGATCAAGTACGTGCCCTACGTGGGGGACAGCAAGCGGGCACTGGATGAGTACACGTCCGAGATCATGATGGGTGGCACCAACACCATCGTCATCCACAACACCTGCGAG GACTCGCTGCTGGCCAGCCCCATCATCCTGGACCTGGCCATCCTGACGGAGCTGTGCCAGCGCATCTCCTTCTGCACCGAGGCCGATCCCGAGTTCCAGGGCTTCCACAGCGTCCTGTCCATCCTCGCCTTCCTCTGCAAGGCCCCGCTGGTGCCCGAGGGCTCCCCCGTGGTCAACGCGCTCTTCCGCCAGCGCAGCTGCATCGAGAACATCCTGAG ggcctgcctggggctgccccccCAGAACCACATGCTGCTGGAGCACAAGATGCAGCGGCCGAGCCCCAAACGTTCCTGTCCCGGGGGTGCCACCTGTCCCCTGGTCCCCAAGAAGAGCCCGGTGGCAGCGCCCGCCCAGCTCAACGGGCACCCCTGTGCCCCCCGGCCGGGGCCCCCCCGGGCCCCCCTGCACATCGACGGCGCCGACTGA